In Plodia interpunctella isolate USDA-ARS_2022_Savannah chromosome 19, ilPloInte3.2, whole genome shotgun sequence, a genomic segment contains:
- the pyd gene encoding tight junction protein ZO-1 isoform X4: MAAVAEVCAGLIRHKTILSRELADTNILDVLVKKGIFSVGDLELITSSSDSEKCNYFIQVVSKQSGAKLGELCSVLDKECPKLSKELKNDRHRFIVNGAVENAKENMVMSHNLYRESPRSRRSVSQCSCNSISRRSSAAASPMPLPPLNNTMEMYVEPVVEDTAERSAGWETHRVRLNRVPGYGFGIAVSGGRDNPHFASGDPSIAVSDVLRGGPAEDKLQVNDRIVSVNGVPLENVEYARAVQVLRDSGATVSLVVRRRAPAPPPTAPTTIKLALTRNGKKEDFGIVLGCKLYVKELTLRAREQLNQAGQGLCEGDVVTRINNTAVTDAMTLKEARKLVESCKDRLNLVVTRELIREETVTNGNFQNNYNSLEAPAHNVYSGNNEQITPAYSSSGQNLYVAAPVRTGSNDRRAMSHDLDQPPRPPPPRNEDYYSSRRQLYEEEAMNNQRTKPPSEPRLISFQKEGSVGLRLCGGNRSGVFVSGVQPTSPAALQGLQPADKILKVNDMEMKGVTREEAVLFLLSLQDRIDLIVQHSPDEYNAVASGQMPGDSFHIKTHFHYTTPTDGEMSFRCGDVFHVVDTLHNGTVGAWHVFRIGRNNQEVQKGTIPNKARAEELATAQFNATKKEMSGNDGKTNFFRRRRSTHRRSKSLGKEHWDEVVLSDSISKFPAYERVILKHPGFVRPVIVLGPVADIARERLLSESPDKFAEPKMDSAIEESKTKSAGIIRLSSIRTIMERGKHALLDITPNAVDRLNYAQFYPIVIFLKADNKHIIKQLRAGLPKSAHKSSKKLLEQCQQMERVWGHVFTHTITLSEANQGSWFSKLADLVQRTQHTQLWLSETKQGGYGDSKYGFSATTNGHKAHMNDAPPYNTMAHSPLHSPLYGTVPELPPRGTVSRPAGGVLLPAPPPGRPPHGLRHNPSTPNRPSAQERLFGPPKDAGSDEAPTYTARPTSMIIQPTQQNSLDRHRHQSNPQSSYDGTTTYDYNGANNGSAVGRLPPNAPDDLKVQPTVKMEPPPPPNQNQMAAQQSPQRNSNSHEHNSLDYRNPDSNYSHRPPDYRSPQTSRPPPMNGNSPHTPMHARGPSLPNVPTNDHAKYSSGRTNSASQADYSGRAGAAVPPYKPVPPPKPKHYRPPDNHPRNGNMEAAPAGGGGGGGAGRGYPPQYSHQHSLSQPAHRPHNQHNNYQQQTMYGGQLPPQSPPYSGPPSHHRAINLPHNPHLIDLAGSREQRGSAFELYRKPQHMHNLSSSEVVNSSLERDETFSPKTKKKLSKKPSFIKNAVLDLFRSKTKSSQKVSRQKSLCESDLQQRPSMQQMPMLRREKSDLSDMSIHMRNQQIRNQILQRSNSSCEKSVLKPILKRQSSFCDDRNGSICTVRDYDAKPVVKSLRRQNSMCDFETEPKVTPLLRRQNSLIEYNRRGIYGQTSNFNMITKIDPIYQRQQQIRHEPFHPTQPLPPEPVYQSKEHIVYDPIPKPRRTYTSSIYDTSSENPYATRSEVSNHSYENPYGNHETVAMPILDPPYASRAECIRDNPYASRSEVQTESPYASRHEVLKQSDSLYSESPYSSKEQMTRHRNISESPYSTKEEMLRQRFSESPYNTKEEMLKQRMEGSFTGKEPIYGKRTYDPPPSTSWTENPYAIRPDRRLQTPVNYPGRVSPMSKCMSEPPYATRTEMMARLGQTESPYATRSEVKSSCSDTHYGVSHEMPDIRNDVRPASAECTYVSKQEILSQKAALLASKESSYGIRLEEKLEIIKQRNQAKKEMIYQSRKEANESDAAKIREPLYVSKRELKESIIYESHQETKEVPITNEDGSARSSPYELSDANHLSRREPVYQTKSEAQSATENETFQEIDFSKLRLTESKTDAEKQKSLNMEASILKGEPIYAPRLHGKSDHISNALKVTSSPVPYESTTSMETHYASECSMNFENKPQSTPYTSQDLQERASKPNRSVTFCEKIIEKSPESSQDNSENISSSQNETTVISNQNTVIQTTVSEEDESGNKTDEVAPESPHTTWGIFDSEGGVLEDRQWGVSLIIPPKAIAPGIKQKIYFTVSDPRLSQQVGGPPIDMDNGEAMLSPLVMCGPQGLVFLRPVTLRLPHCANAVPSLGLTIKATDTEAHLSTDWDQIHLPATTTLNTVAVKVDHF; encoded by the exons aCGGCTGAACGCAGTGCTGGTTGGGAGACACATCGCGTGCGCCTCAACAGGGTGCCTGGCTATGGCTTTGGGATTGCCGTGTCTGGAGGCAGGGACAACCCTCACTTCGCGAGCGGCGACCCATCCATCGCCGTGTCAGACGTGCTCAGAGGCGGGCCTGCGGAGGATAAACTGCA AGTAAACGACAGAATTGTGTCCGTGAACGGCGTGCCCCTGGAGAATGTGGAGTACGCGAGAGCGGTGCAAGTGTTGCGTGACTCCGGCGCAACGGTCTCGCTGGTGGTGCGGAGACGTGCGCCCGCGCCTCCGCCCACTGCGCCGACCACCATCAAACTGGCTCTCACCAGGAATGGGAAGAAAGAAG ACTTCGGCATAGTCCTAGGTTGCAAGTTGTATGTGAAAGAGTTGACGTTGCGGGCTCGAGAGCAACTGAATCAAGCTGGCCAAGGTCTTTGCGAAGGAGATGTAGTCACTCGCATCAACAACACAGCAGTGACGGACGCCATGACGCTGAAGGAAGCCAGGAAGCTGGTGGAGTCTTGTAAGGATAGGCTGAATCTGGTCGTGACGCGAGAGCTGATTCGGGAGGAGACGGTGACAAATGGAAACTTCCAGAATAATTACAATAGTTTAG AGGCTCCCGCTCACAATGTATATAGCGGGAACAACGAACAAATCACACCAGCTTACTCCAGCAGTGGACAGAACCTGTATGTAGCGGCACCAGTGAGGACCGGCAGCAATGACAGGAGAGCCATGTCTCACGACCTTGACCAACCGCCCAGACCACCTCCTCCGAGAAACGAAG actaCTACAGCAGTAGACGACAACTGTATGAAGAAGAAGCTATGAATAACCAGAGGACCAAACCACc GAGTGAACCACGCCTCATCAGCTTCCAAAAGGAGGGCTCGGTGGGTTTGCGACTGTGCGGAGGGAACAGGTCGGGGGTGTTCGTGTCTGGGGTACAACCCACTAGTCCTGCGGCCTTGCAGGGGTTGCAGCCTGCTGACAAAATACTCAAA GTAAACGACATGGAAATGAAGGGAGTGACGCGCGAGGAAGCTGTGTTATTCCTGTTGAGTCTCCAAGACAGGATCGACCTGATCGTGCAGCATTCACCCGACGAATATAATGCGGTGGCCAGCGGTCAGATGC CGGGCGACTCGTTCCACATAAAGACGCATTTCCACTACACCACGCCGACGGACGGCGAGATGTCGTTCCGCTGCGGCGACGTGTTCCACGTGGTGGACACGCTGCACAACGGCACGGTGGGCGCCTGGCACGTCTTCAGGATAG GCCGCAACAACCAAGAGGTCCAGAAAGGCACGATCCCCAACAAAGCTCGGGCCGAGGAGCTCGCCACGGCACAGTTCAACGCGACTAAAAAGGAAATGTCAGGCAATGATGGGAAAACCAACTTCTTCAGGAGAAGGAGGTCCACGCATAGGAGGAGTAAGAGTCTTGGCAAG GAACATTGGGACGAAGTTGTGCTATCAGACAGCATCAGTAAATTCCCAGCATACGAGCGCGTGATCCTCAAACATCCAGGCTTTGTCCGCCCCGTCATAGTCTTGGGGCCCGTGGCTGATATTGCAAGGGAAAGACTGTTATCCGAGAGTCCAGACAAATTTGCCGAGCCAA aaATGGACAGCGCTATAGAAGAAAGCAAGACGAAATCAGCCGGCATCATCCGCCTCTCCAGCATCAGAACTATCATGGAGAGAGGGAAACACGCGCTCCTAGACATTACTCCCAACGCTGTTGATAGACTGAACTATGCACAGTTCTACCCTATTGTGATATTCTTGAAGGCCGACAACAAGCATATTATTAAGCAGCTTCGAGCCGGATTGCCAAA ATCAGCCCACAAATCATCAAAGAAGCTTCTCGAACAATGCCAACAAATGGAGCGCGTGTGGGGGCACGTGTTCACGCACACGATCACGCTGAGCGAGGCCAACCAGGGCTCGTGGTTCAGCAAGCTGGCCGACCTCGTGCAGCGCACGCAGCACACGCAGCTCTGGCTCTCCGAGACCAAG CAAGGCGGCTACGGCGATAGCAAATATGGCTTCTCCGCCACAACTAATGGGCACAAAGCGCACATGAACGACGCACCGCCATATAACACGATGGCACATTCACCCCTCCACTCCCCACTATATGGGACAGTCCCGGAGCTACCTCCCAGAGGGACCGTGAGCAGGCCCGCTGGGGGGGTATTACTGCCGGCCCCACCTCCTGGAAGACCACCGCATGGTCTTAGGCACAATCCTTCC ACCCCGAATCGTCCAAGTGCGCAAGAGCGTCTATTCGGCCCCCCCAAAGACGCGGGCAGTGACGAAGCCCCAACTTACACCGCTCGTCCCACCAGCATGATCATCCAGCCCACGCAACAAAACTCTTTGGACAGGCATCGACATCAAAGCAACCCG CAAAGTTCGTACGACGGCACTACCACGTATGACTACAACGGCGCCAACAACGGTTCGGCAGTGGGACGTCTACCGCCTAATGCTCCTGACGACCTCAAAGTGCAGCCCACAGT AAAAATGGAACCGCCCCCTCCTCCGAATCAGAACCAAATGGCAGCTCAACAGAGTCCGCAGAGGAACTCCAACTCACATGAACACAATTCGCTGGATTACAGAAACCCTGATAGTAATTAcag CCATAGGCCACCAGACTACAGAAGCCCCCAGACTAGCCGCCCCCCACCGATGAACGGCAACAGTCCTCACACACCCATGCATGCCAGAGGACCGTCTCTACCGAACGTGCCCACAAACGATCATGCCAAGTATAG CAGTGGACGAACAAACTCGGCGTCGCAGGCGGACTACAGCGGGCGGGCGGGCGCGGCCGTGCCGCCCTACAAGCCGGTGCCACCGCCCAAGCCCAAGCACTACCGCCCGCCCGACAACCATCCTAGGAACGGG AACATGGAGGCGGCGCCGgcgggcgggggcgggggtgGGGGCGCGGGGCGCGGGTACCCGCCGCAGTACTCGCACCAGCACTCGTTGTCGCAGCCGGCGCATAGGCCGCACAATCAGCACAACAATTATCAacag CAAACCATGTACGGTGGTCAGCTGCCGCCGCAGTCGCCGCCGTACTCGGGTCCGCCGTCGCATCACCGCGCCATCAACCTGCCGCACAACCCACATCTCATTG ACTTAGCTGGCAGCAGAGAACAACGTGGCTCAGCGTTTGAACTGTACAGGAAACCACAACACATGCATAACCTAAG CTCATCCGAAGTCGTGAACTCGAGCTTGGAGCGCGACGAAACATTCTcgccaaaaacaaaaaagaaattatcaaaaaaaccATCGTTCATAAAAAACGCAGTACTCGATTTGTTCCGCTCGAAAACGAAATCTTCGCAGAAAGTGTCTCGTCAGAAGTCACTATGCGAGAGTGACTTGCAACAGAGACCTTCCATGCAGCAGATGCCCATGCTGAGACGAGAAAAATCAGACCTCAGTGATATGAGCATACATATGAGGAACCAGCAAATTAGGAACCAAATATTGCAACGAAGCAATTCATCCTGTGAGAAATCGGTTCTCAAACCGATACTGAAAAGGCAGAGCTCATTCTGTGACGATAGAAATGGCTCGATTTGTACCGTTCGTGATTATGACGCTAAACCCGTCGTCAAGAGTTTAAGACGACAAAACTCAATGTGCGATTTTGAAACAGAACCTAAAGTTACCCCACTGTTACGCAGGCAAAACTCtcttatagaatataataggAGAGGAATATATGGGCAGACGTCCAACTTTAACATGATTACCAAAATAGATCCAATTTACCAAAGACAGCAGCAAATAAGACATGAACCATTCCACCCTACCCAACCTCTACCTCCAGAACCAGTATACCAAAGTAAGGAACATATTGTCTATGATCCTATCCCAAAGCCGAGAAGAACATATACCTCCTCAATTTATGATACATCTAGCGAAAACCCTTATGCAACTAGATCAGAAGTTTCTAATCATAGTTACGAAAATCCATATGGAAATCATGAAACTGTAGCTATGCCAATCTTAGACCCACCTTATGCCTCAAGGGCTGAATGTATCAGAGATAATCCATATGCTTCCAGATCAGAAGTGCAAACTGAGAGTCCTTATGCCTCCAGGCATGAAGTGCTGAAACAGTCTGATTCATTATACAGTGAATCACCATATTCTAGCAAAGAACAAATGACAAGACATAGAAATATATCAGAAAGTCCGTATTCGACAAAAGAAGAAATGTTAAGACAGCGATTTTCAGAATCACCATATAATACCAAGGAAGAAATGTTGAAGCAAAGAATGGAAGGATCATTCACTGGTAAAGAGCCAATTTATGGGAAGCGTACGTATGATCCACCACCAAGTACCTCATGGACTGAAAACCCCTATGCAATCAGACCTGACAGAAGGTTACAAACTCCAGTAAACTATCCAGGCAGGGTCTCTCCAATGAGTAAATGCATGAGTGAACCTCCTTATGCTACCAGAACAGAAATGATGGCAAGATTGGGACAAACGGAATCACCTTACGCTACACGTTCTGAAGTAAAATCAAGTTGTTCTGATACACATTATGGTGTTTCTCATGAAATGCCGGACATCAGAAACGATGTTCGTCCAGCTTCGGCAGAATGTACTTACGTATCGAAACAAGAAATACTTTCACAAAAGGCCGCTTTGCTTGCCAGTAAAGAGTCTAGTTATGGTATAAGATTAGAGGAGaagttagaaataataaaacagagaAATCAGGCAAAGAAAGAAATGATATATCAATCGAGGAAAGAAGCGAATGAAAGTGATGCTGCTAAAATTAGAGAACCGTTATACGTGTCCAAAAGAGAGCTAAAggaaagtataatttatgagTCTCATCAGGAAACTAAGGAAGTTCCTATAACTAACGAGGACGGTAGTGCCAGAAGCAGTCCATATGAATTGAGTGATGCTAACCATTTATCTCGTAGAGAACCGGTTTATCAAACTAAATCAGAAGCTCAAAGCGCTACGGAAAATGAAACATTCCAAGAGATAGATTTCTCAAAACTCAGACTGACAGAATCAAAGACAGATGCTGAGAAACAAAAATCGCTGAATATGGAAGCAAGTATTTTAAAAGGAGAACCAATTTACGCACCTAGATTGCATGGCAAGTCTGATCATATTTCCAATGCCCTTAAAGTGACATCTTCTCCTGTTCCTTATGAATCTACCACTTCCATGGAAACTCATTACGCATCAGAATGCAGCATGAACTTCGAAAACAAACCGCAAAGTACTCCATACACATCCCAAGACTTACAAGAACGAGCATCAAAGCCAAATAGATCTGTAACGTTTTGtgagaaaattatagaaaaaagtCCAGAGTCAAGTCAAGAtaattcagaaaatatttcttccAGTCAAAATGAAACAACAGTCATTAGTAATCAGAATACAGTTATACAAACAACTGTTTCTGAAGAAGATGAATCCGGAAATAAAACTGATGAAGTAGCACCAGAATCACCACACACTACTTGGGGCATTTTTGATAGCGAAGGTGGAGTGCTAGAGGACAGGCAATGGGGTGTTTCGTTGATAATTCCTCCAAAAGCTATAGCACCAGGAATCAAgcagaaaatatactttactgTATCAGACCCGAGGTTGAGCCAACAAGTGGGGGGACCACCAATCGATATGGACAACG GTGAAGCGATGCTGTCCCCACTTGTCATGTGCGGTCCCCAGGGCCTGGTCTTCCTCAGGCCAGTGACCCTGCGGCTGCCGCACTGCGCCAACGCCGTCCCCTCCCTAGGACTCACCATCAAAGCCACAGATACCGAAGCCCATCTCAGCACTGACTGGGACCAGATCCATCTCCCTGCCACGACCACTTTGAATACTGTAGCCGTTAAAGTTGatcatttttaa